In Malania oleifera isolate guangnan ecotype guangnan chromosome 8, ASM2987363v1, whole genome shotgun sequence, a single window of DNA contains:
- the LOC131161868 gene encoding soyasapogenol B glucuronide galactosyltransferase-like has translation MIPLVEIARLFAAEGVAVTVITTPCNAQLFQASIDHDISAGRQISVQILNFPSREVGLPEGIENFNAITSPEMTAKIYHAVALLQNPMEQLIRRHSPDCIVSDTFLPWTVDVAEDLGIPSLSFNPTSVFFRCVSHSMKLYCPHEKVEHENESFVIPGLPDPIQMKRSQVQDYLKNKTRYGDLINRITESELRSYGTLANTFFELEDAYVDHFKNVIQRKGWPLGPLSLFCTRVVEHKVAPDRHCCLDWLDNQKPNSVLYVCFGSLVRFPNAQLIEIASALEASEHPFIWAVRKREKPEEGEEVEDEGWLPKGFEARNIEAKRGMFIRGWAPQIQILDHPSVGGFMTHCGWNSVMEAVSAGVPMITWPLFAEQFYNEKFVTRVVKIGVEVGTETWNSGFTITSPVVRREKIEMAVRCLMSDSNEAKEIRRQAEELGVKARNAVEDDGSSCSALKDLIHELKAHAAGKRSH, from the coding sequence ATGATCCCACTGGTAGAAATCGCTAGACTGTTCGCAGCCGAAGGCGTCGCCGTCACCGTAATCACCACCCCATGCAACGCCCAACTTTTCCAAGCCTCCATTGATCATGACATCTCTGCCGGCCGCCAAATCTCCGTCCAAATTCTCAATTTTCCTTCCAGAGAAGTGGGGCTGCCGGAAGGAATCGAGAATTTCAACGCTATTACTTCCCCGGAAATGACCGCCAAAATTTACCACGCTGTGGCTCTGCTCCAAAACCCCATGGAACAATTGATTCGACGTCACAGCCCCGATTGCATCGTTTCAGATACGTTCCTCCCTTGGACGGTTGATGTGGCCGAGGATCTCGGTATCCCGAGTCTGTCTTTTAATCCGACGAGCGTCTTCTTTCGCTGCGTCTCGCACAGCATGAAGCTTTATTGCCCTCACGAGAAGGTGGAACATGAGAACGAGAGCTTCGTTATTCCAGGCCTCCCGGACCCAATTCAGATGAAGAGGTCCCAGGTCCAAGATTACCTCAAGAACAAAACCAGGTACGGAGATTTGATAAACAGAATCACGGAATCAGAACTTAGGAGCTATGGCACGCTTGCGAATACTTTTTTCGAGCTTGAAGACGCTTATGTCGACCATTTCAAGAACGTGATTCAAAGAAAAGGGTGGCCTCTGGGTCCACTTTCACTATTCTGCACACGAGTCGTCGAACATAAGGTCGCACCCGATCGACATTGCTGTTTAGATTGGCTCGATAATCAGAAACCCAATTCAGTTCTCTACGTTTGTTTCGGAAGTTTGGTAAGATTTCCCAACGCACAGTTGATTGAAATTGCATCTGCCCTTGAAGCTTCAGAGCACCCATTCATATGGGCggtgagaaagagagaaaaacctGAAGAAGGCGAAGAGGTAGAAGATGAAGGGTGGTTACCGAAAGGGTTTGAGGCAAGAAATATTGAAGCTAAGAGGGGCATGTTTATACGAGGGTGGGCTCCACAGATCCAGATCTTGGACCACCCTTCGGTCGGAGGTTTCATGACTCACTGCGGATGGAACTCGGTCATGGAGGCAGTGAGCGCCGGCGTGCCGATGATCACATGGCCACTCTTCGCAGAACAGTTCTACAACGAGAAATTCGTCACGCGAGTGGTTAAGATCGGAGTAGAAGTTGGGACAGAGACGTGGAACTCTGGGTTCACCATCACGAGCCCAGTGGTGAGGAGGGAGAAGATAGAGATGGCAGTGAGGTGTTTGATGAGCGACTCGAACGAAGCAAAGGAGATCCGCCGACAAGCGGAGGAGCTGGGAGTGAAGGCAAGGAATGCTGTGGAAGATGATGGATCGTCCTGCTCAGCTTTGAAGGACTTGATTCACGAGCTGAAAGCCCATGCTGCGGGGAAACGCAGCCATTGA